From the genome of Mycteria americana isolate JAX WOST 10 ecotype Jacksonville Zoo and Gardens chromosome 12, USCA_MyAme_1.0, whole genome shotgun sequence, one region includes:
- the ABCA3 gene encoding phospholipid-transporting ATPase ABCA3 isoform X2, with product MVVLRQFGLLLWKNYILQKRQILVTVIEICLPLLFAAILIALRHRVHSISHPNATVYPPESVDDLPGFFYRRHPSNPWELAYVPSNSSAVRSIAEAVERALPISIRAQGFASERDFEEYVKSDNRSGSVLAAVVFKHRFRQSAAPLPLQVDYELRFKYSPRNAPRSEQTGLNPNLDRDWHTSYLFPLFQLPGPREAKFADGGTPGYIREGFLAVQHAVDRAIMQYHANASSTSLLENITVVVQRFPYPAYVNDLFLLAIQNQLPLLLMLSFTYTSLNIVRAVVHEKEKKLKEYMHMMGLSNWLHWSAWFLMFFLFLLVSVFFVTVLFCVKVSKQGAVLTNSDPTLVFTFLAIFSISSISFNFMVSTFFSRANVAAAAGGFLYFFSYIPYFFISPRYDLMSHSQKLASCLISNVAMAMGAQLIGMFEGKGTGIQWRDLMKPVSVDDNFTLAQVLGMLLLDSVLYGMVAWYVEAVFPGEYGVPQPWYFFLTPSYWCGRPRTVVGKEKEEEEDPEKALKSQYIEEEPADLVSGIKIKHLSKVFKVGNKMKEAVKDLTVNMYEGQITVLLGHNGAGKTTTLSMLTGLHSPTGGQAYINGYEISQDMVLIRRSLGLCPQHDVLFDNMTVEEHLHFYAGLKGYPPSKCPEEINHILRILNLEDKRRSLTKALSGGMKRKLSIGIALIGDSKVVMLDEPTSGMDPASRRATWDLLQQQRSNRTILLTTHFMDEADLLGDRIAIMAKGELQCCGSSLFLKRKYGAGYHMVMVKEPYCNLGEISRLICQYVPNATMESNAGAELSFILPKESTHRFEALFTELEQKREELGIASYGASVTTMEEVFLRVGKLVDSSMDIQAIQLPALQYQHERRSNDWAMDDSSSLSGMTDMTDDSGALITEDCSSIKLNTGFYLCCQQFYAMFMKRAMYSWRNWKMVAAQFLVPLIFTAFALIVAKTFPGPRDSSLLRLTLEPYGQTIVPFCISATSSLSQRLAEQYVELLDAQRQSPLEVLGGLEEYLISRASEEGGAFNEHYIAAASFEGAGNRTVVTALFNNQAYHSPATALMLADNAVFRVLAGPNASITVTNYPQPRNITEKAKDQLMEGQTGFAIAINLLYGMASLASTFALLLVSERAIKAKHVQFVSGVYVVNFWLSALLWDIINFLIPCALMLVIFQAFDVQAFTQDSHLVDVMLIFLLYGWAIIPLMYLLSFFFSVAATAYTRLTIFNILSGTATFLAVTIMSIPELGLVDLSKTLDKVFLVLPNYCLGQCISDFYQNYEFIQFCTSSVEAIFICKAFNISYQMNYFSWETPGIGRYLTSLTIQGFSFLFVLFLIETNLLWRLRTLVCGICRRRKWVALLNRVSVLPEDRDVADERKKVLESPPELLSSLSSPLVIKELTKVYDSRESLLAVDRISLAVSKGECFGLLGFNGAGKTTTFKMLTGDESITSGDAFVDGHSILANIKKVQQRIGYCPQFDALLDHMTGRETLSMYARLRGIPERYIGSCVENMLRGLLLEPHADKLVRTYSGGNKRKLSAGIALIGGPPVIFLDEPSTGMDPVARRLLWDAVTRTRECGKSIIFTSHSMEECEALCTRLAIMVNGQFKCLGSPQHLKSKFGSGYTLLAKTRSEEEGELQAFKAFVEKTFPGSVLKHEHQGMVHYHLTNKNLSWAQVFGALEKAKEKYRLEDYSVSQISLEQVFMSFTRFQHYTEDRGK from the exons ATGGTTGTTCTCAGGCAGTTTGGGCTGCTGCTCTGGAAGAACTACATCCTGCAG aAACGGCAGATCTTGGTGACGGTCATCGAAAtctgcctgcctctgctcttcGCCGCCATCCTGATAGCGCTGCGGCACCGGGTGCACTCCATCAGCCACCCCAACGCCACCGTCTACCCCCCCGAGTCCGTGGATGACCTGCCGGGCTTCTTCTACCGCCGGCACCCCAGCAACCCCTGGGAGCTGGCTTACGTCCCCTCCAACAGCAGCGCCGTCAGGAGCATTGCCGAGGCGGTGGAGAGAGCTTTACCCATCAGCATCAGAG CTCAGGGCTTTGCCTCGGAGAGGGACTTTGAGGAGTACGTCAAGTCGGACAACCGCTCGGGCAGCGTGCTGGCCGCCGTCGTGTTCAAGCACCGCTTCCGTCAgagcgcagccccgctgcccctccAG GTCGACTATGAGCTGCGCTTCAAGTACAGCCCGCGGAACGCCCCGCGGAGCGAGCAGACGGGTCTGAACCCCAACCTGGACCGGGACTGGCACACCAGCTACCTCTTCCCGCTCTTCCAGCTGCCCGGGCCCCGGGAGGCCAAGTTTGCCGATGGGGGGACGCCGG GCTATATCCGAGAAGGTTTCCTGGCGGTGCAGCACGCGGTGGACAGAGCCATCATGCAGTACCACGCCAACGCCAGCTCCACCAGCCTGCTGGAGAACATCACGGTGGTGGTGCAGCGCTTCCCCTACCCGGCGTACGTCAACGACCTCTTCCTCCTCGCCATCCAGAACCAATTGCCCCTGCTGCTCATGCTCAGCTTCACCTACACCTCCCTCAACATCGTCCGCGCCGTCGTGCACGAGAAGGAGAAGAAGCTGAAG GAGTACATGCACATGATGGGCCTCAGCAACTGGTTGCACTGGAGCGCCTGGTTCctcatgttcttcctcttcctcctggtgTCCGTGTTTTTCGTCACCGTGCTCTTCTGTGTCAAG GTGAGCAAACAGGGAGCAGTGCTCACCAACAGCGACCCCACGCTGGTCTTCACCTTCCTTGccatcttctccatctcctccatctccttcaACTTCATGGTGAGCACCTTCTTCTCCAGAG CAAACGTCGCGGCTGCCGCTGGCGGCTTCCTCTACTTTTTCTCCTACATCCCTTACTTCTTCATCTCGCCCCGCTACGACCTGATGTCCCACAGCCAGAAGCTGGCGTCCTGCCTCATCTCCAACGTGGCCATGGCCATGGGGGCACAGCTCATAGGCATGTTCGAAGGAAAAG GGACTGGCATTCAGTGGAGGGACCTCATGAAGCCCGTCAGCGTGGACGACAACTTTACCTTAGCCCAagtgctggggatgctgctcctGGACTCGGTGCTCTACGGCATGGTGGCCTGGTACGTGGAGGCCGTCTTTCCAGGGGAGTACGGCGTGCCTCAGCCGTGGTACTTCTTCTTGACG CCCTCATACTGGTGCGGGCGTCCCAGGACTGTCgtgggaaaagagaaggaggaggaggaggaccccGAGAAAGCCCTGAAGAGCCAGTACATTGAGGAGGAACCCGCCGACCTCGTGTCGGGAATCAAAATAAAGCACCTTTCCAAG GTCTTCAAAGTGGGAAACAAGATGAAAGAGGCAGTCAAGGACTTAACGGTGAACATGTATGAAGGGCAGATCACCGTCCTGTTGGGACACAACGGTGCTGGGAAGACCACCACTCTGTCCATGCTCACAG GTCTGCACTCTCCAACGGGCGGGCAGGCGTACATCAACGGCTACGAGATCTCCCAGGACATGGTCCTGATCCGCCGCAGCCTGGGCCTGTGTCCCCAGCACGACGTCCTCTTTGACAACATGACAGTGGAAGAGCACCTTCACTTCTACGCAGGG CTGAAGGGGTACCCACCCTCCAAGTGCCCCGAGGAGATCAACCACATCCTGAGGATCCTCAACCTGGAGGACAAGCGCCGCTCTCTGACCAAGGCGCTCTCCGGCGGCATGAAGCGCAAGCTCTCCATTGGCATCGCCCTCATTGGGGACTCCAAG GTGGTGATGCTGGATGAGCCGACATCAGGGATGGACCCAGCCTCTCGCAGGGCCACGTgggacctcctgcagcagcagaggagcaacCGCACCATCCTGCTGACCACCCACTTCATGGATGAGGCTGACCTGCTGGGGGACCGCATAGCTATCATGGCCAAGGGCGAGCTGCAGTGCTGCGGCTCCTCACTCTTCCTCAAGCGTAAATATG GGGCAGGATATCACATGGTGATGGTGAAGGAGCCCTACTGTAACCTGGGAGAGATCTCCCGCCTCATCTGTCAGTACGTGCCCAATGCCACCATGGAGAGCAATGCTGGGGCGGAGCTGTCCTTCATCCTGCCCAAGGAGAGCACGCACAG GTTTGAGGCCCTGTTCACGGAGCTGGAGCAGAAGCGGGAGGAGCTGGGCATCGCCAGCTACGGTGCCTCGGTCACCACCATGGAGGAAGTCTTCCTGAG GGTTGGGAAGCTTGTGGACTCCAGCATGGATATCCAGGCCATCCAGCTGCCTGCTCTCCAGTACCAGCACGAGAGACGCTCCAACGACTGGGCCATGGATGACTCCAGCAGCCTGAGCGGCATGACAGATATGACGGACGACAGCGGGGCGCTCATTACGGAGGACTGCTCCAGTATCAAGCTCAACACCGGG TTCTACCTGTGCTGCCAGCAGTTCTATGCCATGTTCATGAAGCGAGCCATGTACAGCTGGCGCAACTGGAAGATGGTGGCAGCGCAGTTCCTCGTGCCTCTGATCTTCACTGCCTTTGCCCTCATCGTGGCCAAGACCTTCCCGGGACCCAGGGACTCCTCCCTGCTGAGGCTGACACTGGAGCCCTACGGCCAGACCATCGTGCCTTTCTGCATCTCGGCCACCTCGAGTCTGTCGCAGAGGTTGGCGGAGCAGTACGTGGAGCTGCTGGACGCCCAGCGTCAGTCACCGCTGGAGGTGCTGG GTGGCCTGGAGGAGTACCTCATCTCAAGAGCCTCCGAGGAAGGGGGAGCCTTCAACGAGCACTACATCGCAGCTGCCTCCTTCGAAGGAGCCGGGAACCGCACGGTGGTCACCGCGCTCTTCAACAACCAGGCGTACCACTCCCCTGCCACAGCCCTTATGCTGGCCGACAACGCTGTCTTCAGGGTACTGGCGGGCCCCAACGCCTCCATCACAGTCACCAACTACCCTCAGCCCCGCAACATCACTGAGAAGGCCAAAGACCAGCTCATGGA agGCCAGACCGGGTTCGCCATTGCCATCAATTTGCTGTACGGCATGGCCTCGCTCGCCAGCACCTTCGCTCTGCTGCTGGTCAGCGAGCGGGCCATCAAAGCCAAGCATGTCCAGTTTGTCAGCGGCGTCTACGTGGTCAACTTCTGGCTTTCTGCCCTGCTCTGGGACATCATCAACTTCCTCATCCCTTGCGCTCTGATGCTG GTGATATTCCAAGCCTTTGATGTGCAAGCCTTCACCCAAGACAGCCACCTCGTTGATGTGATGCTGATCTTCCTCCTTTATGGCTGGGCCATCATCCCCCTCATGTACCTCCTCAGCTTCTTCTTCTCGGTGGCAGCCACGGCCTACACCCGTCTCACCATCTTCAACATCCTCTCGGGCACGGCCACCTTCCTTGCGGTCACCATCATGAGCATCCCAG AGCTTGGCTTGGTGGACCTCTCCAAAACCCTGGATAAAGTCTTTCTTGTCTTACCCAATTACTGCTTGGGCCAATGCATCAGTGACTTCTACCAGAACTATGAGTTCATTCAGTTTTGTACCTCCTCCGTTGAAGCCATCTTCATCTGCAAGGCGTTCA ATATCAGTTATCAGATGAACTACTTTTCCTGGGAGACACCTGGGATCGGAAGATACTTGACCTCCTTGACCATCCAGGGTTTCTCCTTCCTCTTCGTCCTTTTCCTCATTGAGACAAACCTTCTCTGGAGACTGAGAACTTTGGTCTGTGGCATCTGCAGGCGGCGGAAATGG GTGGCACTGCTGAACAGGGTGTCTGTGCTGCCAGAGGACCGGGATGTGGCAGATGAGAGGAAGAAGGTTTTGGAGTCGCCACCAGAACTGTTGTCATCTCTCAGCAGCCCTCTGGTCATCAAGGAGCTCACCAAG GTCTACGACAGCCGGGAGTCCCTGCTGGCGGTGGACAGGATCTCCTTAGCGGTCAGCAAAGGGGAATGCTTTGGCCTTCTTGGCTTCAATGGAGCGGGCAAAACCACCACCTTCAAGATGCTGACTGGTGACGAGAGCATCACGTCAGGGGACGCCTTTGTGGATGGCCACAGCATTCTGGCCAACATTAAGAAG GTCCAGCAGCGGATCGGCTACTGCCCGCAGTTCGATGCCCTCCTGGACCACATGACAGGCCGTGAGACCCTGAGCATGTACGCCCGGCTGCGGGGCATCCCCGAGCGGTACATCGGGAGCTGCGTGGAGAACATGCTGAGAGGGCTGCTCCTGGAGCCCCACGCTGACAAGCTCGTGAGGACCTACAG CGGTGGTAACAAGCGGAAGCTGAGCGCTGGCATTGCCCTCATCGGTGGTCCCCCCGTGATCTTCCTGGACGAGCCTTCCACCGGCATGGACCCCGTGGCCCGACGTTTGCTCTGGGACGCAGTGACGCGGACGCGGGAGTGTGGCAAATCCATCATCTTCACCTCCCACAG CATGGAGGAGTGTGAGGCCCTGTGCACGCGGCTGGCCATCATGGTGAACGGGCAGTTCAAAtgcctgggcagcccccagcacctgaAAAGCAAGTTCGGCAGCGGCTACACCTTGCTGGCCAAAACGCGGAGTGAGGAGGAGGGTGAGCTGCAGGCCTTCAAGGCTTTTGTGGAGAAGACTTTCCCAG GCAGTGTCCTGAAACACGAGCACCAGGGCATGGTACATTATCACTTGACCAACAAGAACCTCAGCTGGGCACAG GTCTTCGGGGCCTTGGAGAAAGCCAAAGAGAAGTATCGCCTGGAAGACTACTCGGTGAGCCAGATATCCCTGGAGCAAGTCTTCATGAGCTTCACTCGCTTCCAGCACTACACAGAGGACAGAGGGAAATGA
- the ABCA3 gene encoding phospholipid-transporting ATPase ABCA3 isoform X1 produces MVVLRQFGLLLWKNYILQKRQILVTVIEICLPLLFAAILIALRHRVHSISHPNATVYPPESVDDLPGFFYRRHPSNPWELAYVPSNSSAVRSIAEAVERALPISIRAQGFASERDFEEYVKSDNRSGSVLAAVVFKHRFRQSAAPLPLQVDYELRFKYSPRNAPRSEQTGLNPNLDRDWHTSYLFPLFQLPGPREAKFADGGTPGYIREGFLAVQHAVDRAIMQYHANASSTSLLENITVVVQRFPYPAYVNDLFLLAIQNQLPLLLMLSFTYTSLNIVRAVVHEKEKKLKEYMHMMGLSNWLHWSAWFLMFFLFLLVSVFFVTVLFCVKVSKQGAVLTNSDPTLVFTFLAIFSISSISFNFMVSTFFSRANVAAAAGGFLYFFSYIPYFFISPRYDLMSHSQKLASCLISNVAMAMGAQLIGMFEGKGTGIQWRDLMKPVSVDDNFTLAQVLGMLLLDSVLYGMVAWYVEAVFPGEYGVPQPWYFFLTPSYWCGRPRTVVGKEKEEEEDPEKALKSQYIEEEPADLVSGIKIKHLSKVFKVGNKMKEAVKDLTVNMYEGQITVLLGHNGAGKTTTLSMLTGLHSPTGGQAYINGYEISQDMVLIRRSLGLCPQHDVLFDNMTVEEHLHFYAGLKGYPPSKCPEEINHILRILNLEDKRRSLTKALSGGMKRKLSIGIALIGDSKVVMLDEPTSGMDPASRRATWDLLQQQRSNRTILLTTHFMDEADLLGDRIAIMAKGELQCCGSSLFLKRKYGAGYHMVMVKEPYCNLGEISRLICQYVPNATMESNAGAELSFILPKESTHRFEALFTELEQKREELGIASYGASVTTMEEVFLRVGKLVDSSMDIQAIQLPALQYQHERRSNDWAMDDSSSLSGMTDMTDDSGALITEDCSSIKLNTGFYLCCQQFYAMFMKRAMYSWRNWKMVAAQFLVPLIFTAFALIVAKTFPGPRDSSLLRLTLEPYGQTIVPFCISATSSLSQRLAEQYVELLDAQRQSPLEVLAGGLEEYLISRASEEGGAFNEHYIAAASFEGAGNRTVVTALFNNQAYHSPATALMLADNAVFRVLAGPNASITVTNYPQPRNITEKAKDQLMEGQTGFAIAINLLYGMASLASTFALLLVSERAIKAKHVQFVSGVYVVNFWLSALLWDIINFLIPCALMLVIFQAFDVQAFTQDSHLVDVMLIFLLYGWAIIPLMYLLSFFFSVAATAYTRLTIFNILSGTATFLAVTIMSIPELGLVDLSKTLDKVFLVLPNYCLGQCISDFYQNYEFIQFCTSSVEAIFICKAFNISYQMNYFSWETPGIGRYLTSLTIQGFSFLFVLFLIETNLLWRLRTLVCGICRRRKWVALLNRVSVLPEDRDVADERKKVLESPPELLSSLSSPLVIKELTKVYDSRESLLAVDRISLAVSKGECFGLLGFNGAGKTTTFKMLTGDESITSGDAFVDGHSILANIKKVQQRIGYCPQFDALLDHMTGRETLSMYARLRGIPERYIGSCVENMLRGLLLEPHADKLVRTYSGGNKRKLSAGIALIGGPPVIFLDEPSTGMDPVARRLLWDAVTRTRECGKSIIFTSHSMEECEALCTRLAIMVNGQFKCLGSPQHLKSKFGSGYTLLAKTRSEEEGELQAFKAFVEKTFPGSVLKHEHQGMVHYHLTNKNLSWAQVFGALEKAKEKYRLEDYSVSQISLEQVFMSFTRFQHYTEDRGK; encoded by the exons ATGGTTGTTCTCAGGCAGTTTGGGCTGCTGCTCTGGAAGAACTACATCCTGCAG aAACGGCAGATCTTGGTGACGGTCATCGAAAtctgcctgcctctgctcttcGCCGCCATCCTGATAGCGCTGCGGCACCGGGTGCACTCCATCAGCCACCCCAACGCCACCGTCTACCCCCCCGAGTCCGTGGATGACCTGCCGGGCTTCTTCTACCGCCGGCACCCCAGCAACCCCTGGGAGCTGGCTTACGTCCCCTCCAACAGCAGCGCCGTCAGGAGCATTGCCGAGGCGGTGGAGAGAGCTTTACCCATCAGCATCAGAG CTCAGGGCTTTGCCTCGGAGAGGGACTTTGAGGAGTACGTCAAGTCGGACAACCGCTCGGGCAGCGTGCTGGCCGCCGTCGTGTTCAAGCACCGCTTCCGTCAgagcgcagccccgctgcccctccAG GTCGACTATGAGCTGCGCTTCAAGTACAGCCCGCGGAACGCCCCGCGGAGCGAGCAGACGGGTCTGAACCCCAACCTGGACCGGGACTGGCACACCAGCTACCTCTTCCCGCTCTTCCAGCTGCCCGGGCCCCGGGAGGCCAAGTTTGCCGATGGGGGGACGCCGG GCTATATCCGAGAAGGTTTCCTGGCGGTGCAGCACGCGGTGGACAGAGCCATCATGCAGTACCACGCCAACGCCAGCTCCACCAGCCTGCTGGAGAACATCACGGTGGTGGTGCAGCGCTTCCCCTACCCGGCGTACGTCAACGACCTCTTCCTCCTCGCCATCCAGAACCAATTGCCCCTGCTGCTCATGCTCAGCTTCACCTACACCTCCCTCAACATCGTCCGCGCCGTCGTGCACGAGAAGGAGAAGAAGCTGAAG GAGTACATGCACATGATGGGCCTCAGCAACTGGTTGCACTGGAGCGCCTGGTTCctcatgttcttcctcttcctcctggtgTCCGTGTTTTTCGTCACCGTGCTCTTCTGTGTCAAG GTGAGCAAACAGGGAGCAGTGCTCACCAACAGCGACCCCACGCTGGTCTTCACCTTCCTTGccatcttctccatctcctccatctccttcaACTTCATGGTGAGCACCTTCTTCTCCAGAG CAAACGTCGCGGCTGCCGCTGGCGGCTTCCTCTACTTTTTCTCCTACATCCCTTACTTCTTCATCTCGCCCCGCTACGACCTGATGTCCCACAGCCAGAAGCTGGCGTCCTGCCTCATCTCCAACGTGGCCATGGCCATGGGGGCACAGCTCATAGGCATGTTCGAAGGAAAAG GGACTGGCATTCAGTGGAGGGACCTCATGAAGCCCGTCAGCGTGGACGACAACTTTACCTTAGCCCAagtgctggggatgctgctcctGGACTCGGTGCTCTACGGCATGGTGGCCTGGTACGTGGAGGCCGTCTTTCCAGGGGAGTACGGCGTGCCTCAGCCGTGGTACTTCTTCTTGACG CCCTCATACTGGTGCGGGCGTCCCAGGACTGTCgtgggaaaagagaaggaggaggaggaggaccccGAGAAAGCCCTGAAGAGCCAGTACATTGAGGAGGAACCCGCCGACCTCGTGTCGGGAATCAAAATAAAGCACCTTTCCAAG GTCTTCAAAGTGGGAAACAAGATGAAAGAGGCAGTCAAGGACTTAACGGTGAACATGTATGAAGGGCAGATCACCGTCCTGTTGGGACACAACGGTGCTGGGAAGACCACCACTCTGTCCATGCTCACAG GTCTGCACTCTCCAACGGGCGGGCAGGCGTACATCAACGGCTACGAGATCTCCCAGGACATGGTCCTGATCCGCCGCAGCCTGGGCCTGTGTCCCCAGCACGACGTCCTCTTTGACAACATGACAGTGGAAGAGCACCTTCACTTCTACGCAGGG CTGAAGGGGTACCCACCCTCCAAGTGCCCCGAGGAGATCAACCACATCCTGAGGATCCTCAACCTGGAGGACAAGCGCCGCTCTCTGACCAAGGCGCTCTCCGGCGGCATGAAGCGCAAGCTCTCCATTGGCATCGCCCTCATTGGGGACTCCAAG GTGGTGATGCTGGATGAGCCGACATCAGGGATGGACCCAGCCTCTCGCAGGGCCACGTgggacctcctgcagcagcagaggagcaacCGCACCATCCTGCTGACCACCCACTTCATGGATGAGGCTGACCTGCTGGGGGACCGCATAGCTATCATGGCCAAGGGCGAGCTGCAGTGCTGCGGCTCCTCACTCTTCCTCAAGCGTAAATATG GGGCAGGATATCACATGGTGATGGTGAAGGAGCCCTACTGTAACCTGGGAGAGATCTCCCGCCTCATCTGTCAGTACGTGCCCAATGCCACCATGGAGAGCAATGCTGGGGCGGAGCTGTCCTTCATCCTGCCCAAGGAGAGCACGCACAG GTTTGAGGCCCTGTTCACGGAGCTGGAGCAGAAGCGGGAGGAGCTGGGCATCGCCAGCTACGGTGCCTCGGTCACCACCATGGAGGAAGTCTTCCTGAG GGTTGGGAAGCTTGTGGACTCCAGCATGGATATCCAGGCCATCCAGCTGCCTGCTCTCCAGTACCAGCACGAGAGACGCTCCAACGACTGGGCCATGGATGACTCCAGCAGCCTGAGCGGCATGACAGATATGACGGACGACAGCGGGGCGCTCATTACGGAGGACTGCTCCAGTATCAAGCTCAACACCGGG TTCTACCTGTGCTGCCAGCAGTTCTATGCCATGTTCATGAAGCGAGCCATGTACAGCTGGCGCAACTGGAAGATGGTGGCAGCGCAGTTCCTCGTGCCTCTGATCTTCACTGCCTTTGCCCTCATCGTGGCCAAGACCTTCCCGGGACCCAGGGACTCCTCCCTGCTGAGGCTGACACTGGAGCCCTACGGCCAGACCATCGTGCCTTTCTGCATCTCGGCCACCTCGAGTCTGTCGCAGAGGTTGGCGGAGCAGTACGTGGAGCTGCTGGACGCCCAGCGTCAGTCACCGCTGGAGGTGCTGG CAGGTGGCCTGGAGGAGTACCTCATCTCAAGAGCCTCCGAGGAAGGGGGAGCCTTCAACGAGCACTACATCGCAGCTGCCTCCTTCGAAGGAGCCGGGAACCGCACGGTGGTCACCGCGCTCTTCAACAACCAGGCGTACCACTCCCCTGCCACAGCCCTTATGCTGGCCGACAACGCTGTCTTCAGGGTACTGGCGGGCCCCAACGCCTCCATCACAGTCACCAACTACCCTCAGCCCCGCAACATCACTGAGAAGGCCAAAGACCAGCTCATGGA agGCCAGACCGGGTTCGCCATTGCCATCAATTTGCTGTACGGCATGGCCTCGCTCGCCAGCACCTTCGCTCTGCTGCTGGTCAGCGAGCGGGCCATCAAAGCCAAGCATGTCCAGTTTGTCAGCGGCGTCTACGTGGTCAACTTCTGGCTTTCTGCCCTGCTCTGGGACATCATCAACTTCCTCATCCCTTGCGCTCTGATGCTG GTGATATTCCAAGCCTTTGATGTGCAAGCCTTCACCCAAGACAGCCACCTCGTTGATGTGATGCTGATCTTCCTCCTTTATGGCTGGGCCATCATCCCCCTCATGTACCTCCTCAGCTTCTTCTTCTCGGTGGCAGCCACGGCCTACACCCGTCTCACCATCTTCAACATCCTCTCGGGCACGGCCACCTTCCTTGCGGTCACCATCATGAGCATCCCAG AGCTTGGCTTGGTGGACCTCTCCAAAACCCTGGATAAAGTCTTTCTTGTCTTACCCAATTACTGCTTGGGCCAATGCATCAGTGACTTCTACCAGAACTATGAGTTCATTCAGTTTTGTACCTCCTCCGTTGAAGCCATCTTCATCTGCAAGGCGTTCA ATATCAGTTATCAGATGAACTACTTTTCCTGGGAGACACCTGGGATCGGAAGATACTTGACCTCCTTGACCATCCAGGGTTTCTCCTTCCTCTTCGTCCTTTTCCTCATTGAGACAAACCTTCTCTGGAGACTGAGAACTTTGGTCTGTGGCATCTGCAGGCGGCGGAAATGG GTGGCACTGCTGAACAGGGTGTCTGTGCTGCCAGAGGACCGGGATGTGGCAGATGAGAGGAAGAAGGTTTTGGAGTCGCCACCAGAACTGTTGTCATCTCTCAGCAGCCCTCTGGTCATCAAGGAGCTCACCAAG GTCTACGACAGCCGGGAGTCCCTGCTGGCGGTGGACAGGATCTCCTTAGCGGTCAGCAAAGGGGAATGCTTTGGCCTTCTTGGCTTCAATGGAGCGGGCAAAACCACCACCTTCAAGATGCTGACTGGTGACGAGAGCATCACGTCAGGGGACGCCTTTGTGGATGGCCACAGCATTCTGGCCAACATTAAGAAG GTCCAGCAGCGGATCGGCTACTGCCCGCAGTTCGATGCCCTCCTGGACCACATGACAGGCCGTGAGACCCTGAGCATGTACGCCCGGCTGCGGGGCATCCCCGAGCGGTACATCGGGAGCTGCGTGGAGAACATGCTGAGAGGGCTGCTCCTGGAGCCCCACGCTGACAAGCTCGTGAGGACCTACAG CGGTGGTAACAAGCGGAAGCTGAGCGCTGGCATTGCCCTCATCGGTGGTCCCCCCGTGATCTTCCTGGACGAGCCTTCCACCGGCATGGACCCCGTGGCCCGACGTTTGCTCTGGGACGCAGTGACGCGGACGCGGGAGTGTGGCAAATCCATCATCTTCACCTCCCACAG CATGGAGGAGTGTGAGGCCCTGTGCACGCGGCTGGCCATCATGGTGAACGGGCAGTTCAAAtgcctgggcagcccccagcacctgaAAAGCAAGTTCGGCAGCGGCTACACCTTGCTGGCCAAAACGCGGAGTGAGGAGGAGGGTGAGCTGCAGGCCTTCAAGGCTTTTGTGGAGAAGACTTTCCCAG GCAGTGTCCTGAAACACGAGCACCAGGGCATGGTACATTATCACTTGACCAACAAGAACCTCAGCTGGGCACAG GTCTTCGGGGCCTTGGAGAAAGCCAAAGAGAAGTATCGCCTGGAAGACTACTCGGTGAGCCAGATATCCCTGGAGCAAGTCTTCATGAGCTTCACTCGCTTCCAGCACTACACAGAGGACAGAGGGAAATGA